One genomic segment of Oncorhynchus nerka isolate Pitt River linkage group LG16, Oner_Uvic_2.0, whole genome shotgun sequence includes these proteins:
- the LOC115144121 gene encoding protein unc-13 homolog D-like isoform X1 — MMTSQDGFSRTEDDLLQPPDQTHGSTWNRQRQDFKENENPEEKEKRHKEQELKSLYKELLYTITHKLGKPASAEVFTDNQLHQYIREAFSMAVDEHQSLTERVQNTEPPIYCLMATVKEAKGILGKDVSGFSDPYCLLTILEDEKESKTRRSRPKPRKAVVKDAVSDEKVYTTDTKKQTLNPIWNQTFVLEFEDTAVASFHIEMWDKDEELSLAQKLEEIRTNFHGLRRMIKDAKKEKGQDDYLGSIVLRLEDLHCTEDNWYVLEPRTETYPDRGQCHLQLKFIHKERDGTLSAGRSAYVNYCGILLQFVQSHISKQQGSVPWKGELCGEGQTLLDLYATQCNLSPFLQDLAKWMAYSKLYQSLEVDSSVLLQQLTSIEYHWHQQDLPYQQKQELGDSLCGFLQYGLCLVAKYRDIFPPTQDATPRLHRLLRILSQVCKTQAFQKLNAAQFDLHDEVNEAVHAGTQEWFAIKKGQHQPMTKDLTETVSALSRLIDEVQQDIKHNKDSWNRVFVSAVQVDVFTVVYQKLDFLLAGEVRHTLSLLEGEMEQNLANSLFPLYLSLQVIHKDKAFLQKRGKLLELTNFHEGFREALPYWLNKAFSTTQDRVERAVQVDQLQPLQSGPVPIKHSSSAVDLVTCVQPICQLWEQLSWPDPEEAFMLMVKLTEDVCKIVMNYCRILKERVRELSENSDPGRAVNMLCVVVNDLEHLRSVLIRLPQQLNWAGLRERTLHVIGDPQFHNVLPSQLLHAQGVLNKEIRSALETVGRKLNSDIAMYVRSMSTRCRIPSKSTEEAVVPLIKYLERELQYMNENLVQENFNRYSLLTPLWTNSIRTLYQVATQQKQEDGLMVFCQRLQFTLQCLEQCFHAEGNGMPLDTLHVDSYKILKAHLTHNSLNCQQLIEKFLDRKVWEQKVYSGEKYGAVTLLASYRRSDHRLRVEVLNAANLLPMDSNGSSDPFVQLRLEPGHVFSEVEPRTTQIKNCDLNPLFDEAFEFLVSVEQCQAAGACLVVTVLDYDTLTTDDFEGEAFLALKAVPGVGGGSGDRQGHQPDPSPAQIRLPLMHPKPNDDSILKLLESRRGEREAQLFVKKRRQREKQSQEGKQ, encoded by the exons ATGATGACAAGCCAGGATGGATTCTCCAGAACGGAAGACGACCTACTACAACCTCCCGATCAG ACTCATGGCTCAACTtggaacagacagagacag GACTTTAAAGAGAATGAGAACccagaagagaaggagaaaagacATAAGGAGCAAGAG CTCAAGTCGCTGTATAAAGAGCTGCTGTACACTATCACCCACAAGCTGGGGAAGCCAGCCTCGGCAGAGGTCTTCACTGACAACCAGCTGCACCAATACATCCGAGAG GCTTTCTCTATGGCAGTGGATGAACACCAGAGTCTGACAGAGAGGGTCCAGAACACAGAG CCTCCAATCTACTGTCTGATGGCCACTGTGAAGGAAGCCAAGGGCATCCTGGGAAAAGATGTCAGTG gTTTCAGTGACCCATACTGCTTACTGACCATCCTGGAGGATGAGAAGGAGAGCAAGACACGACGGTCCAGACCTAAACCCCGTAAAGCCGTGGTGAAGGACGCCGTCTCAGACGAGAAGGTTTACACGACAGACACAAAGAAACAGACCCTCAACCCCATCTGGAACCAGACCTTCGTACT GGAGTTTGAAGACACTGCAGTGGCCAGCTTCCACATTGAGATGTG GGACAAGGATGAGGAGTTGTCTCTAGCACAGAAGCTAGAGGAGATCCGAACCAATTTTCATGGACTGAGGAG GATGATCAAAGATGCTAAGAAGGAGAAAGGCCAGGATGATTACTTGGGAAGCATTGTGCTGAGACTGGAG GACCTGCATTGTACAGAGGATAACTGGTATGTTCTGGAGCCGAGGACAGAGACTTATCCAGATCGGGGCCAGTGTCATCTGCAGCTCAAATTCATCCATAAAGAG AGAGACGGGACATtgagtgctggtcgtagtgcttaCGTCAACTACTGTGGGATCCTACTGCAGTTTGTCCAGTCACACATCTCTAAGCAGCAG GGTAGTGTTCCATGGAAGGGGGAGTTGTGTGGGGAGGGACAGACCCTGTTGGACCTCTACGCCACTCAGTGTAACCTCTCACCTTTCCTGCAGGACCTGGC GAAGTGGATGGCCTACAGTAAACTATACCAGAGTTTAGAGGTGGACTCCTCAGTGCTGCTCCAGCAGCTGACCAGTATAGAGTACCACTGGCACCAGCAGGATCTGCCCTACCAACAG AAACAGGAGCTAGGGGACTCTCTCTGTGGTTTCCTGCAGTACGGACTGTGTCTCGTGGCCAAATACAGAGACATCTTTCCCCCAACGCAGGACGCTACCCCTCGCTTACACAGACTGCTCAG GATCCTGTCTCAGGTCTGTAAGACGCAGGCCTTTCAGAAACTAAACGCAGCTCAGTTTGACCTACATGACGAGGTCAACGAGGCTGTGCAC GCTGGTACACAGGAGTGGTTCGCCATAAAGAAAGGGCAACACCAGCCCATGACCAAG GACCTGACAGAGACCGTGAGTGCTCTCTCTAGACTGATAGATGAAGTACAGCAGGACATCAAGCACAACAAGGACAGCTGGAATAGAGTGTTTGTCAG tgctgtgcAGGTGGATGTGTTCACTGTAGTCTACCAAAAGCTGGACTTCCTG ctgGCGGGGGAGGTGAGACACACTCTAAGCCTGTTGGAGGGTGAGATGGAGCAGAATCTAGCCAATAGCCTGTTCCCTCTCTACCTAAGTCTACAGGTCATCCACAAAGACAAGGCCTTCCTACAGAAAAG GGGTAAACTGTTGGAGCTGACTAACTTCCATGAGGGCTTCCGTGAGGCGCTTCCCTATTGGTTGAACAAGGCCTTCAGCACCACTCAGGACAGGGTGGAGAGAGCTGTACAGGTGGACCAG CTCCAGCCGCTGCAGTCGGGCCCGGTGCCCATAAAACACAGCTCGTCGGCAGTAGACCTGGTGACCTGTGTCCAGCCCATCTGTCAGCTGTGGGAGCAGCTCTCCTGGCCAGACCCCGAGGAGGCCTTCATGCTCATGGTCAAACTCACTGAG GATGTGTGTAAGATTGTGATGAACTACTGTCGTATCCTGAAGGAGCGGGTCAGGGAGCTGTCTGAGAACTCAGACCCCGGCAGGGCTGTCAACATG ctGTGCGTAGTAGTGAATGACTTGGAACACCTGAGGTCAGTGCTGATCCGCCTGCCCCAGCAACTGAACTGGGCAGGGCTTCGAGAACGTACCCTTCACGTGATAGGGGACCCTCAGTTCCACAACGTGCTCCCCTCACAGCTGCTGCATGCACAGGGGGTCCTCAACAAAGAGATACGCTCTGCCTTAGAGACCGTTGGACGGAAG ctGAATTCAGACATTGCGATGTACGTCCGCAGCATGTCTACTCGATGCAGAATCCCCTCCAAGTCCACGGAAGAA GCTGTGGTTCCCCTGATAAAATATCTGGAGAGAGAACTGCAGTACATGAATGAGAACCTAGTCCAAGAGAACTTCAACaggtacag tCTGTTGACTCCGTTGTGGACTAACTCCATAAGGACCTTATACCAGGTAGCTACACAGCAGAAGCAGGAGGATGGACTCATGGTGTTCTGTCAACGACTGCAATTCACACTCCAG TGTCTGGAGCAGTGTTTTCATGCTGAGGGGAATGGAATGCCACTGGATACTCTTCACGTTGACAGCTACAAG ATTCTGAAAGCTCATCTGACACACAACTCTCTCAACTGCCAGCAGCTCATAGAGAAATTTCTGGATAGAAAAGTATGGGAGCAG AAGGTTTACAGTGGAGAGAAGTACGGCGCGGTCACACTCCTAGCATCCTACAGGAGGTCTGACCATAGACTTAGAGTGGAAGTGTTGAATGCAGCTAACCTCCTACCTATGGACTCCAACG gttccAGTGATCCGTTTGTCCAGTTGCGTCTGGAGCCTGGTCATGTGTTTTCTGAGGTGGAGCCTCGCACCACCCAGATCAAGAACTGTGACCTCAACCCCCTGTTCGACGAGGCCTTCGAGTT TCTGGTGTCAGTGGAGCAGTGCCAGGCTGCGGGGGCGTGTctggtggtgacagtgttggACTATGACACCCTGACAACAGACGACTTCGAGGGGGAGGCCTTCCTGGCTCTGAAGGCAGTGCCGGGGGTCGGAGGGggatcaggggacagacaggggcACCAGCCAGACCCCTCCCCGGCCCAGATACGCCTGCCGCTCATGCACCCCAAACCAAACG aTGACAGTATCCTGAAGCTGTTGGagtcgaggagaggagagagggaggctcaGCTGTTTGTGAAGaaacgcagacagagagagaaacagtcacAGGAGGGGAAACAATAA
- the LOC115144119 gene encoding WW domain-binding protein 2-like — protein sequence MALNKNNSESGGVIITNSESVLMSYENVELVFCEAECLPDAFRKSKKGSIFLTPYRVIFVAKGGHDALLSFMMPFYLMKGCEVKQPVLGANYIKGTVSAEPGGGWEGCATFKLVFAAGGAIEFGQCMLQVAAQASRGQPVSGGFGGCPYMANGAYAYPPPPANGYPAGPPPGYSYPNPPPPDAFYPNPAQFDGPAAYMPPPPYSAPLGQQALHNPDLPSTPAAEAKAAEAAASASCATLPPVYLPQDKPPPYSPTEDKKTK from the exons ATGGCTTTGAACAAGAACAATTCAGAATCCGGAGGCGTCATTATCACCAACAGTGAAAG tgTGTTGATGAGCTATGAGAACGTGGAGCTTGTATTCTGTGAAGCTGAGTGCCTGCCTGATGCCTTCAGGAAGAGTAAGAAGGGGAGCATCTTCCTGACCCCCTACAGG GTGATCTTTGTGGCGAAGGGGGGTCATGATGCTCTGCTGTCCTTCATGATGCCTTTCTACCTGATGAAGGGCTGTGAGGTCAAACAGCCTGTCCTGGGGGCCAACTACATCAAAGGCACAGTCAGCGCAGAGcccggag GAGGCTGGGAAGGCTGTGCCACCTTTAAGCTGGTGTTTGCTGCTGGAGGAGCCATTGAGTTTGGACAGTGCATGTTACAGGTCGCTGCACAAG CATCCAGAGGGCAGCCTGTGAGTGGTGGCTTTGGGGGCTGTCCGTACATGGCCAACGGGGCATATGCCTACCCTCCTCCCCCAGCCAATGGGTACCCGGCAGGACCCCCACCCGGGTACTCCTACCCCAACCCCCCTCCGCCAG ATGCATTCTACCCCAACCCCGCCCAGTTTGATGGCCCTGCGGCCTACATGCCCCCTCCTCCCTACTCCGCCCCCTTGGGACAGCAGGCCCTCCACAACCCTGACCTGCCCTCCACACCTGCAG CCGAGGCAAAGGCAGCAGAGGCAGCAgccagtgccagctgtgccacacTCCCTCCCGTCTACCTACCACAG gACAAACCTCCCCCCTACTCTCCTACTGAGGACAAGAAGACCAAGTAG
- the LOC115144121 gene encoding protein unc-13 homolog D-like isoform X2, with translation MMTSQDGFSRTEDDLLQPPDQTHGSTWNRQRQDFKENENPEEKEKRHKEQELKSLYKELLYTITHKLGKPASAEVFTDNQLHQYIREAFSMAVDEHQSLTERVQNTEPPIYCLMATVKEAKGILGKDVSGFSDPYCLLTILEDEKESKTRRSRPKPRKAVVKDAVSDEKVYTTDTKKQTLNPIWNQTFVLEFEDTAVASFHIEMWDKDEELSLAQKLEEIRTNFHGLRRMIKDAKKEKGQDDYLGSIVLRLEDLHCTEDNWYVLEPRTETYPDRGQCHLQLKFIHKERDGTLSAGRSAYVNYCGILLQFVQSHISKQQGSVPWKGELCGEGQTLLDLYATQCNLSPFLQDLAKWMAYSKLYQSLEVDSSVLLQQLTSIEYHWHQQDLPYQQKQELGDSLCGFLQYGLCLVAKYRDIFPPTQDATPRLHRLLRILSQVCKTQAFQKLNAAQFDLHDEVNEAVHAGTQEWFAIKKGQHQPMTKDLTETVSALSRLIDEVQQDIKHNKDSWNRVFVSAVQVDVFTVVYQKLDFLLAGEVRHTLSLLEGEMEQNLANSLFPLYLSLQVIHKDKAFLQKRGKLLELTNFHEGFREALPYWLNKAFSTTQDRVERAVQVDQLQPLQSGPVPIKHSSSAVDLVTCVQPICQLWEQLSWPDPEEAFMLMVKLTEDVCKIVMNYCRILKERVRELSENSDPGRAVNMLCVVVNDLEHLRSVLIRLPQQLNWAGLRERTLHVIGDPQFHNVLPSQLLHAQGVLNKEIRSALETVGRKLNSDIAMYVRSMSTRCRIPSKSTEEAVVPLIKYLERELQYMNENLVQENFNSLLTPLWTNSIRTLYQVATQQKQEDGLMVFCQRLQFTLQCLEQCFHAEGNGMPLDTLHVDSYKILKAHLTHNSLNCQQLIEKFLDRKVWEQKVYSGEKYGAVTLLASYRRSDHRLRVEVLNAANLLPMDSNGSSDPFVQLRLEPGHVFSEVEPRTTQIKNCDLNPLFDEAFEFLVSVEQCQAAGACLVVTVLDYDTLTTDDFEGEAFLALKAVPGVGGGSGDRQGHQPDPSPAQIRLPLMHPKPNDDSILKLLESRRGEREAQLFVKKRRQREKQSQEGKQ, from the exons ATGATGACAAGCCAGGATGGATTCTCCAGAACGGAAGACGACCTACTACAACCTCCCGATCAG ACTCATGGCTCAACTtggaacagacagagacag GACTTTAAAGAGAATGAGAACccagaagagaaggagaaaagacATAAGGAGCAAGAG CTCAAGTCGCTGTATAAAGAGCTGCTGTACACTATCACCCACAAGCTGGGGAAGCCAGCCTCGGCAGAGGTCTTCACTGACAACCAGCTGCACCAATACATCCGAGAG GCTTTCTCTATGGCAGTGGATGAACACCAGAGTCTGACAGAGAGGGTCCAGAACACAGAG CCTCCAATCTACTGTCTGATGGCCACTGTGAAGGAAGCCAAGGGCATCCTGGGAAAAGATGTCAGTG gTTTCAGTGACCCATACTGCTTACTGACCATCCTGGAGGATGAGAAGGAGAGCAAGACACGACGGTCCAGACCTAAACCCCGTAAAGCCGTGGTGAAGGACGCCGTCTCAGACGAGAAGGTTTACACGACAGACACAAAGAAACAGACCCTCAACCCCATCTGGAACCAGACCTTCGTACT GGAGTTTGAAGACACTGCAGTGGCCAGCTTCCACATTGAGATGTG GGACAAGGATGAGGAGTTGTCTCTAGCACAGAAGCTAGAGGAGATCCGAACCAATTTTCATGGACTGAGGAG GATGATCAAAGATGCTAAGAAGGAGAAAGGCCAGGATGATTACTTGGGAAGCATTGTGCTGAGACTGGAG GACCTGCATTGTACAGAGGATAACTGGTATGTTCTGGAGCCGAGGACAGAGACTTATCCAGATCGGGGCCAGTGTCATCTGCAGCTCAAATTCATCCATAAAGAG AGAGACGGGACATtgagtgctggtcgtagtgcttaCGTCAACTACTGTGGGATCCTACTGCAGTTTGTCCAGTCACACATCTCTAAGCAGCAG GGTAGTGTTCCATGGAAGGGGGAGTTGTGTGGGGAGGGACAGACCCTGTTGGACCTCTACGCCACTCAGTGTAACCTCTCACCTTTCCTGCAGGACCTGGC GAAGTGGATGGCCTACAGTAAACTATACCAGAGTTTAGAGGTGGACTCCTCAGTGCTGCTCCAGCAGCTGACCAGTATAGAGTACCACTGGCACCAGCAGGATCTGCCCTACCAACAG AAACAGGAGCTAGGGGACTCTCTCTGTGGTTTCCTGCAGTACGGACTGTGTCTCGTGGCCAAATACAGAGACATCTTTCCCCCAACGCAGGACGCTACCCCTCGCTTACACAGACTGCTCAG GATCCTGTCTCAGGTCTGTAAGACGCAGGCCTTTCAGAAACTAAACGCAGCTCAGTTTGACCTACATGACGAGGTCAACGAGGCTGTGCAC GCTGGTACACAGGAGTGGTTCGCCATAAAGAAAGGGCAACACCAGCCCATGACCAAG GACCTGACAGAGACCGTGAGTGCTCTCTCTAGACTGATAGATGAAGTACAGCAGGACATCAAGCACAACAAGGACAGCTGGAATAGAGTGTTTGTCAG tgctgtgcAGGTGGATGTGTTCACTGTAGTCTACCAAAAGCTGGACTTCCTG ctgGCGGGGGAGGTGAGACACACTCTAAGCCTGTTGGAGGGTGAGATGGAGCAGAATCTAGCCAATAGCCTGTTCCCTCTCTACCTAAGTCTACAGGTCATCCACAAAGACAAGGCCTTCCTACAGAAAAG GGGTAAACTGTTGGAGCTGACTAACTTCCATGAGGGCTTCCGTGAGGCGCTTCCCTATTGGTTGAACAAGGCCTTCAGCACCACTCAGGACAGGGTGGAGAGAGCTGTACAGGTGGACCAG CTCCAGCCGCTGCAGTCGGGCCCGGTGCCCATAAAACACAGCTCGTCGGCAGTAGACCTGGTGACCTGTGTCCAGCCCATCTGTCAGCTGTGGGAGCAGCTCTCCTGGCCAGACCCCGAGGAGGCCTTCATGCTCATGGTCAAACTCACTGAG GATGTGTGTAAGATTGTGATGAACTACTGTCGTATCCTGAAGGAGCGGGTCAGGGAGCTGTCTGAGAACTCAGACCCCGGCAGGGCTGTCAACATG ctGTGCGTAGTAGTGAATGACTTGGAACACCTGAGGTCAGTGCTGATCCGCCTGCCCCAGCAACTGAACTGGGCAGGGCTTCGAGAACGTACCCTTCACGTGATAGGGGACCCTCAGTTCCACAACGTGCTCCCCTCACAGCTGCTGCATGCACAGGGGGTCCTCAACAAAGAGATACGCTCTGCCTTAGAGACCGTTGGACGGAAG ctGAATTCAGACATTGCGATGTACGTCCGCAGCATGTCTACTCGATGCAGAATCCCCTCCAAGTCCACGGAAGAA GCTGTGGTTCCCCTGATAAAATATCTGGAGAGAGAACTGCAGTACATGAATGAGAACCTAGTCCAAGAGAACTTCAACag tCTGTTGACTCCGTTGTGGACTAACTCCATAAGGACCTTATACCAGGTAGCTACACAGCAGAAGCAGGAGGATGGACTCATGGTGTTCTGTCAACGACTGCAATTCACACTCCAG TGTCTGGAGCAGTGTTTTCATGCTGAGGGGAATGGAATGCCACTGGATACTCTTCACGTTGACAGCTACAAG ATTCTGAAAGCTCATCTGACACACAACTCTCTCAACTGCCAGCAGCTCATAGAGAAATTTCTGGATAGAAAAGTATGGGAGCAG AAGGTTTACAGTGGAGAGAAGTACGGCGCGGTCACACTCCTAGCATCCTACAGGAGGTCTGACCATAGACTTAGAGTGGAAGTGTTGAATGCAGCTAACCTCCTACCTATGGACTCCAACG gttccAGTGATCCGTTTGTCCAGTTGCGTCTGGAGCCTGGTCATGTGTTTTCTGAGGTGGAGCCTCGCACCACCCAGATCAAGAACTGTGACCTCAACCCCCTGTTCGACGAGGCCTTCGAGTT TCTGGTGTCAGTGGAGCAGTGCCAGGCTGCGGGGGCGTGTctggtggtgacagtgttggACTATGACACCCTGACAACAGACGACTTCGAGGGGGAGGCCTTCCTGGCTCTGAAGGCAGTGCCGGGGGTCGGAGGGggatcaggggacagacaggggcACCAGCCAGACCCCTCCCCGGCCCAGATACGCCTGCCGCTCATGCACCCCAAACCAAACG aTGACAGTATCCTGAAGCTGTTGGagtcgaggagaggagagagggaggctcaGCTGTTTGTGAAGaaacgcagacagagagagaaacagtcacAGGAGGGGAAACAATAA